In Clostridium sporogenes, one genomic interval encodes:
- a CDS encoding ParB/RepB/Spo0J family partition protein has translation MNKKSALGKGLGALIPEKSQENKDSINTISINLIKPNNEQPRKNFDEEKIGYLAQSIKEHGIIQPLVLKKEGNLYTIVAGERRWRAAKLVGIKKIPAVVMDLDDRSVLEISLIENIQRQDLNCIEEAQAYKNLIQEFKITQDILSIRIGKSRAAIANCMRLLALDKRVQQYLIDGVITEGHGRALLALKENELQYKLSQTIIDENLSVRETERIIKNIYKEKKNNNNIKDNEISPYYKDIKSKLESLFDTKVNLQNNKNKGKIEIEYYSEDDLQRILDILKL, from the coding sequence TTGAATAAAAAATCAGCATTAGGAAAGGGATTAGGTGCATTAATTCCTGAAAAATCCCAAGAAAATAAAGATAGTATAAATACTATATCTATAAATTTAATAAAGCCTAATAATGAACAACCGAGAAAAAACTTTGATGAAGAAAAAATAGGATATTTAGCACAATCCATAAAAGAGCACGGCATTATTCAACCTTTAGTTTTAAAAAAAGAAGGTAACTTATACACTATAGTAGCAGGAGAAAGAAGATGGAGAGCTGCTAAGTTAGTGGGTATAAAAAAAATACCTGCTGTGGTTATGGATTTAGATGATAGAAGTGTACTAGAAATATCTTTAATAGAAAATATACAAAGACAAGATTTAAATTGTATAGAAGAAGCCCAAGCTTATAAAAATCTAATTCAGGAATTTAAAATAACTCAAGATATTTTAAGTATAAGAATAGGTAAATCTAGAGCAGCTATTGCTAATTGTATGAGATTATTAGCATTAGATAAAAGGGTTCAACAATATTTAATTGATGGCGTTATAACAGAAGGGCATGGAAGAGCATTATTAGCTTTAAAGGAGAATGAATTACAATATAAATTATCACAAACAATAATTGATGAAAATTTAAGTGTTAGGGAAACAGAACGAATAATAAAGAATATATATAAAGAAAAAAAGAATAACAATAATATAAAAGATAATGAGATCTCACCTTATTATAAAGATATAAAGAGTAAACTAGAAAGCTTATTTGATACAAAAGTTAATTTACAAAATAATAAAAACAAAGGCAAAATAGAAATAGAATATTATTCAGAAGATGATTTACAAAGAATATTAGATATACTAAAATTATAA
- a CDS encoding DUF4446 family protein, translated as MTNVIEFINVNSAFIIMGLTAIMILLFIILIITMISLKKLKEKYKKFMRGSNNKNVEELINDYLDKVDKAKEETEYVKEIYSTIDKRVKACIQKVAIVRYRAFDDVGSDLSYSIAFLDNDNSGVILTSIFGRNESTTYAKPIDKGISRYDLSDEEKQVLENCINNVTEN; from the coding sequence ATGACAAATGTAATAGAATTTATAAATGTAAATTCTGCTTTTATAATTATGGGATTAACAGCAATAATGATTTTATTATTTATAATTCTTATAATTACTATGATTTCTTTAAAAAAACTAAAGGAAAAATATAAAAAATTTATGAGGGGTAGCAATAATAAAAATGTTGAAGAATTAATAAATGATTATTTAGATAAGGTAGATAAAGCAAAAGAAGAAACTGAATATGTAAAAGAAATATATAGTACTATAGATAAGAGAGTTAAAGCATGTATACAAAAGGTGGCTATAGTTAGATATAGAGCCTTTGATGATGTAGGAAGTGATTTAAGTTATTCAATAGCATTTTTAGATAATGATAATAGTGGAGTTATACTAACAAGCATATTTGGACGAAATGAAAGTACTACTTATGCTAAGCCTATAGATAAAGGTATATCAAGATATGACTTATCAGATGAAGAAAAACAAGTATTAGAAAATTGTATAAATAATGTTACTGAAAATTAG
- a CDS encoding YkuS family protein: MNIFVSDTLQNLKNDLEERGYSTYNNNNYDVIICDLKGDMLIDKYLNNNKRNTDILIIDSAGKTIEEIENILNIRINDCII; encoded by the coding sequence ATGAATATTTTTGTATCAGATACATTACAAAATTTAAAGAATGACCTAGAAGAGAGAGGCTATAGTACTTATAATAATAATAACTATGATGTAATTATATGTGATTTAAAAGGGGATATGTTAATAGATAAATATTTAAATAATAATAAAAGAAATACAGATATATTAATTATAGATAGTGCTGGTAAAACTATAGAGGAAATAGAAAATATATTAAACATTAGAATAAATGATTGTATAATTTAA
- the yyaC gene encoding spore protease YyaC, giving the protein MISKTIIDTSIPDNISTLRDILCTELYYAFKANREIVIVCIGTDRSTGDSLGPLVGEKLKFLIRGRVSLFGNLENPVHAKNLKETISIINSKYKNPYIIAIDACLGSIQNIGKIIVDSKPLYPGSAVNKDLPAIGDLSINGVVNISGAMEFMVLQNTRLYTVMNLANYISKGIYHSIIKTLGSKKNSFNIENI; this is encoded by the coding sequence ATGATAAGTAAAACTATTATAGATACTTCTATACCCGATAATATTTCTACTTTAAGAGATATTTTATGTACTGAATTATACTACGCATTTAAAGCAAATAGAGAAATAGTTATAGTATGCATTGGAACTGATAGATCTACTGGAGACTCTTTAGGCCCTCTAGTTGGAGAAAAACTTAAATTTTTAATTAGAGGTAGAGTTAGTTTATTCGGTAATTTAGAAAATCCAGTACATGCTAAAAATTTAAAGGAAACTATTTCTATTATAAATTCTAAGTACAAAAATCCGTACATAATAGCTATAGATGCCTGTTTAGGAAGTATACAAAATATAGGTAAAATAATAGTAGATAGCAAACCCCTTTATCCTGGATCAGCAGTTAATAAAGACCTGCCTGCTATTGGAGATCTAAGTATTAACGGAGTAGTAAATATTTCTGGAGCTATGGAATTTATGGTATTACAAAACACTAGACTATACACTGTTATGAATTTAGCTAATTACATTTCAAAAGGTATATATCATTCTATTATAAAAACTTTAGGGAGCAAAAAAAATAGCTTTAATATAGAAAATATTTAA
- the ytvI gene encoding sporulation integral membrane protein YtvI, giving the protein MNKFIEKLDNLILFFIIYTISFLIFFKTLPYTLPFVLAFLFALALKKPANYLMKRLKIKNSLASFIVTLIFFSIIITLLFWGINSLVHEVIDFGKNTQTYLYSHEKQISNYVDNIYRYYLNLPPSIIDSIEKTIGDSFSKISNIIVFITSKIVSSSIGLLTSIPYILMLILFTLLSTYFFTKDITKHNNKISKIIFNEHSSKFSQIYLESKKMLSGYILSYLTLIGITFFETLIVFFIFNIKYSIMFSIIAAIADFLPILGIGTIYVPLALIYILVYNNYVVGIGLLISYVAVSTIRQILEPKLLSSSLGLHPVSVLAAIFIGLKANGISGMFFCLFFVIFYNILRKVELL; this is encoded by the coding sequence ATGAATAAATTTATAGAAAAATTAGATAACCTAATATTGTTTTTTATAATATATACTATTTCTTTTTTAATATTTTTTAAAACCTTGCCCTATACTCTACCTTTTGTTTTAGCTTTTTTATTTGCATTAGCCTTAAAAAAACCTGCTAATTATTTAATGAAAAGACTAAAAATTAAAAATTCGTTAGCTTCTTTTATAGTTACATTAATATTTTTTTCTATAATAATAACTTTATTATTCTGGGGAATAAATTCATTAGTTCATGAAGTTATAGACTTTGGTAAAAATACTCAAACTTATTTATATTCTCATGAAAAACAAATAAGTAATTATGTTGATAATATATATAGGTATTATTTGAATTTACCACCATCTATAATTGATTCAATAGAAAAAACTATTGGGGATTCATTTTCAAAAATTTCTAACATAATTGTATTTATTACAAGTAAAATAGTTTCTTCTTCTATTGGATTATTAACTTCAATCCCTTATATATTAATGCTGATATTATTTACTTTATTATCAACTTATTTTTTTACTAAAGATATTACTAAACATAATAATAAAATTTCTAAAATTATATTTAATGAACATTCATCTAAGTTTTCTCAGATATATCTAGAAAGTAAAAAAATGCTAAGTGGCTATATTTTATCCTACTTAACACTGATTGGAATAACATTTTTTGAAACTTTAATAGTTTTCTTTATTTTTAATATTAAATATTCAATTATGTTTAGTATTATAGCAGCTATAGCAGATTTTCTACCAATACTAGGTATAGGAACTATTTATGTACCATTAGCTCTAATATACATCCTAGTTTATAACAATTACGTTGTTGGAATTGGTTTATTAATATCCTATGTGGCTGTATCCACAATAAGACAGATTTTAGAACCAAAACTTTTATCTTCTTCATTAGGCCTACATCCTGTTTCTGTTTTAGCCGCAATATTTATAGGTTTAAAAGCAAATGGCATATCTGGTATGTTCTTTTGTTTATTCTTCGTAATATTTTATAATATATTGCGAAAAGTTGAATTATTATAA
- a CDS encoding aminotransferase class V-fold PLP-dependent enzyme, giving the protein MKIYLDNAATTYPKPEKVYSSILNYMKNVGASPGRGGYENALTGDRIVYKCRQSLINLFNFNKIENVVFTSNITASLNILIKSIVKDGWHVITSSMDHNSVIRPLVSLEKSNKIKLDILNCSEEGLINIEDFKNAIKDNTKLVVLSHASNIVGTIQPLETIGKICKEKGIYFIIDSAQTAGVLPLDFQNLNCNALAFTGHKALLGPQGIGGFIIDDKLNNIATNFIEGGTGSLSESTLQPDFLPDKFESGTMNTPGIAGLLAGIQYINEEGLNIIKEREEYLSREFINGLLNIDSIKVYGPLDASLRTATISINSSKIDNSELGFLLDSEFGIMVRTGLHCAPLAHKTIGSFPQGTLRFSFGAFNDIKDINYALYALNSILSRM; this is encoded by the coding sequence ATGAAAATTTATTTAGATAATGCCGCTACTACTTATCCAAAACCAGAGAAAGTTTATTCTTCTATATTAAACTATATGAAAAATGTTGGTGCCAGTCCTGGTAGAGGTGGATATGAAAATGCTCTTACAGGGGATAGAATAGTTTACAAATGTAGACAGTCTTTAATAAATCTATTTAATTTTAATAAAATAGAAAATGTAGTATTTACATCTAATATTACAGCATCATTAAATATATTAATAAAATCCATTGTAAAGGATGGTTGGCATGTAATAACTTCTTCAATGGATCATAACTCTGTAATTAGACCTTTAGTTTCATTAGAAAAATCAAATAAAATTAAACTAGATATATTAAATTGTTCAGAAGAAGGTTTAATAAATATTGAAGATTTTAAAAATGCAATAAAAGATAATACAAAATTAGTTGTACTATCTCATGCATCAAACATTGTTGGAACAATACAACCTTTAGAAACTATAGGTAAGATATGTAAAGAAAAAGGAATTTATTTTATCATAGATTCTGCTCAAACTGCTGGTGTTCTACCTCTAGATTTTCAAAATTTAAACTGTAACGCATTAGCTTTTACGGGACATAAAGCTTTACTTGGCCCTCAAGGCATAGGCGGCTTCATAATTGATGATAAATTAAATAATATTGCTACTAACTTTATAGAAGGTGGTACTGGTAGTTTATCTGAAAGTACATTGCAACCAGATTTTCTTCCTGATAAATTTGAAAGTGGTACTATGAATACTCCTGGAATTGCTGGACTTTTAGCTGGTATTCAATACATAAATGAAGAGGGGTTAAATATTATAAAAGAAAGAGAAGAATATCTCTCTAGAGAATTTATAAATGGCTTATTAAATATAGACTCTATTAAAGTTTATGGTCCTTTAGATGCCTCTTTAAGAACTGCAACAATATCTATTAATTCATCAAAAATTGATAATTCTGAACTAGGATTTTTATTAGATAGCGAGTTTGGCATAATGGTAAGAACAGGTCTTCATTGTGCACCTTTAGCCCATAAAACTATAGGCTCATTCCCTCAAGGTACACTAAGATTCAGCTTTGGTGCATTTAATGATATTAAAGATATTAATTACGCTCTATACGCTTTAAATAGTATACTTAGTAGGATGTGA
- a CDS encoding DUF3343 domain-containing protein, with protein sequence MKNYVITFENTHTAMDGESVLKEKEIKLIIIPTPTYITKSCGISIKIDEQDYKNVKKIIESKEINIKNVYLKEGKDYQLVI encoded by the coding sequence ATGAAAAATTATGTAATAACATTTGAAAATACTCACACAGCAATGGATGGGGAAAGTGTTTTAAAGGAAAAGGAGATAAAACTTATTATAATTCCTACACCAACATATATAACTAAAAGTTGCGGTATAAGCATAAAAATCGATGAACAAGATTATAAGAATGTAAAAAAAATAATAGAAAGCAAAGAAATAAATATTAAAAATGTATATTTAAAGGAGGGTAAAGACTACCAGTTAGTCATATAA
- a CDS encoding mechanosensitive ion channel family protein, producing the protein MKSSFNFDFDLSKGGIKIGNLPIEANSIYNFISVVIKIAIICAIMYLSIKIGNKIINRFVKKQRNLKFSLDDKKATTVGTILNSILRYTVYFVGIFAIIEILFGRIGSIFAGLGGAAIGLGAKDLIKDVISGFFILFEDQFSVGDYITVEDKSGIVDTIELRVTKLKDFNGDLHIIPNGLINKVTNHAKNNIRFKIEINVAYEVDIEEAINTINKVCLEYAKERKDIVVEQPAVYGITSLGNNGISIVVYGRTTPMNQWTAEIELRKRILIELKNENIEIPYNKFQIIK; encoded by the coding sequence ATGAAATCATCATTTAACTTTGATTTTGATTTATCAAAAGGCGGAATAAAAATAGGAAACTTACCTATAGAGGCAAATTCTATATATAATTTTATATCAGTAGTTATTAAAATAGCAATTATATGTGCAATAATGTACTTATCTATAAAGATAGGTAATAAAATAATAAATAGATTTGTTAAAAAACAAAGAAATTTAAAATTTTCATTAGATGATAAAAAAGCTACAACTGTAGGAACTATATTAAATAGTATATTAAGATATACAGTTTATTTTGTAGGTATCTTCGCTATAATAGAAATTTTATTTGGAAGAATAGGTTCCATATTTGCAGGACTTGGTGGTGCAGCTATAGGTTTAGGAGCCAAAGATCTTATAAAGGATGTAATAAGTGGATTTTTTATATTATTTGAAGATCAATTTTCAGTAGGCGATTATATAACTGTAGAAGATAAATCTGGGATAGTTGATACCATAGAACTTAGAGTAACTAAATTAAAAGATTTTAATGGAGATCTTCATATAATACCTAATGGTTTAATAAATAAAGTAACTAATCATGCTAAAAATAATATAAGATTTAAGATAGAAATTAATGTAGCTTATGAAGTAGATATAGAAGAAGCAATAAATACAATTAATAAGGTATGTTTAGAGTATGCAAAAGAAAGAAAAGACATAGTAGTAGAACAACCAGCAGTATATGGAATAACTTCATTGGGCAACAATGGAATAAGTATAGTTGTATATGGAAGAACAACTCCAATGAATCAATGGACTGCAGAAATTGAATTGAGAAAAAGAATATTAATAGAATTAAAAAACGAAAATATAGAAATACCTTATAATAAATTTCAAATTATAAAATAG
- a CDS encoding DUF951 domain-containing protein: protein MTKTFDLGDIVEMKKSHPCGSNRWEIIRMGADIKIKCLGCSRIIMIPRSTFEKRLKNVLEHKQKD, encoded by the coding sequence ATGACTAAGACCTTTGATTTAGGAGACATAGTGGAAATGAAGAAATCTCATCCTTGCGGTAGTAATAGGTGGGAAATAATAAGAATGGGTGCAGATATAAAAATAAAATGTTTAGGCTGTAGTAGAATAATAATGATACCAAGAAGCACCTTCGAAAAAAGATTAAAGAATGTATTAGAACATAAACAAAAAGATTAA
- a CDS encoding double-cubane-cluster-containing anaerobic reductase has protein sequence MNQLPKNIDKFGEARRKGFVKIKELKDSGYKIAGEFCAYTPWEIIAASGAISVGLCGTSEEPIEDAEKHLPRNLCPLIKSSYGFALTEKCPYMYFSDVVIGETTCDGKKKMYEILSKMKRVHIMQLPQTQNTEDAFKLWRNEVIKLKKFLEKEFNVEITEEKIKEMIKIKNKERQSLRNFYELGRLNPPPLTGMEILKVLRGAGFTWDKEDQVRSIDNIVEEVKKQYEMGKTNVPKDSKRILVTGCPLGEATDKIINTIEENGGVVVAYENCGGAKNLNYLVDESKEPIDALTEKYLNIACSCMSPNKKRIDLISEIINDYKIDGVVDVILQACHTYNIETTTIKEFVTKEKNIPYISIETDYSQKDIGQLKTRLAAFIEI, from the coding sequence ATGAATCAGTTGCCTAAAAATATAGATAAATTTGGTGAAGCGAGGAGAAAAGGGTTTGTAAAAATAAAAGAATTAAAGGATAGTGGATATAAAATCGCAGGTGAATTTTGTGCATATACTCCTTGGGAAATAATAGCAGCATCAGGCGCTATATCTGTAGGACTTTGTGGAACTAGTGAAGAACCTATAGAAGATGCAGAAAAACATTTACCAAGAAACTTATGTCCACTTATAAAATCTTCTTATGGTTTTGCATTAACGGAGAAATGTCCTTATATGTATTTTTCTGATGTTGTTATAGGCGAAACTACCTGTGATGGAAAGAAAAAAATGTATGAGATACTAAGTAAAATGAAAAGAGTACATATAATGCAGTTACCGCAAACACAAAATACAGAAGATGCATTTAAACTATGGAGAAATGAAGTTATAAAATTAAAAAAATTTTTAGAAAAAGAATTTAATGTAGAAATAACTGAAGAAAAAATAAAAGAAATGATAAAAATCAAAAATAAAGAAAGACAATCTCTAAGAAATTTTTATGAATTAGGTAGGTTAAATCCTCCACCTTTAACAGGTATGGAAATTTTAAAAGTATTAAGAGGAGCAGGATTTACTTGGGATAAAGAAGATCAAGTAAGAAGTATAGACAATATTGTAGAGGAAGTAAAAAAGCAATATGAAATGGGAAAAACTAATGTTCCTAAAGATTCAAAAAGGATATTAGTAACAGGATGCCCATTAGGAGAAGCTACAGATAAAATAATAAATACTATAGAAGAAAATGGAGGCGTAGTGGTAGCCTATGAAAATTGTGGTGGAGCTAAAAATTTAAATTATTTAGTGGACGAAAGTAAAGAACCTATAGATGCTTTAACTGAAAAATATTTAAATATAGCTTGTTCTTGTATGAGTCCTAATAAGAAAAGAATAGATTTAATATCAGAAATTATAAATGATTATAAGATAGATGGAGTAGTAGATGTTATATTACAAGCATGCCATACTTATAATATAGAAACTACTACAATAAAAGAATTTGTTACTAAGGAAAAAAACATACCTTATATTAGTATAGAAACAGATTACTCACAAAAAGATATAGGACAGTTAAAAACTAGATTAGCCGCTTTTATAGAAATATAG